Proteins encoded together in one Prosthecobacter debontii window:
- a CDS encoding metal ABC transporter substrate-binding protein, whose product MKFLVSLLSLLAFSLSAEAAVKVATLHPILADVTRQVGGAHVEVIEIMKPGGDVHHFEPSARDIAAMKGAPIILACGKHLETYLDKLRDSVGGEVKVVEVGRTIPSLLLDPKQEIFVCCPAHAKSGIDPHWWHSAENMRRAARVVAAELSEVDPANAATYEAGAKAAGEKFMQLKSWAQKEIARIPRGDRKLVTAHAAFGYFCKEYGFKTIPMLGIGRSDDISAQYIAQTIQAIRDYKIKAVFPEDQANPKVLTEIVRGTGVKTGRPLVADGTSKDAHTFETMLTHNVKVIVEALGPQ is encoded by the coding sequence ATGAAATTTCTGGTCTCACTCCTCAGCCTTCTCGCCTTTAGCCTCAGTGCTGAAGCGGCCGTCAAAGTCGCCACACTGCACCCCATCCTGGCCGATGTGACACGCCAAGTCGGCGGTGCTCATGTGGAAGTGATCGAGATCATGAAACCCGGTGGAGATGTGCATCATTTCGAACCTTCCGCCCGCGACATCGCGGCGATGAAAGGAGCCCCGATCATCCTGGCCTGCGGTAAGCATTTGGAAACTTACCTCGACAAGCTGCGGGATAGTGTGGGTGGTGAGGTGAAAGTCGTGGAGGTGGGGCGAACCATCCCGTCACTTCTGCTGGATCCCAAGCAGGAAATTTTTGTCTGTTGCCCAGCCCATGCCAAGAGCGGCATCGACCCGCACTGGTGGCACAGTGCGGAAAACATGCGCCGTGCCGCACGGGTAGTCGCTGCGGAACTGAGTGAAGTGGACCCTGCGAATGCCGCTACCTATGAAGCAGGCGCCAAGGCCGCAGGAGAAAAATTCATGCAGCTCAAGAGCTGGGCGCAGAAGGAGATCGCCCGCATTCCCCGCGGGGATCGCAAGTTGGTCACCGCCCACGCCGCCTTTGGCTACTTCTGCAAGGAGTATGGCTTCAAGACCATCCCGATGCTGGGCATTGGCCGCAGCGATGACATCTCGGCCCAATACATCGCCCAGACGATCCAGGCCATCCGCGATTACAAAATCAAAGCCGTCTTTCCTGAAGACCAGGCCAACCCCAAGGTGCTCACTGAAATCGTGCGTGGCACCGGCGTGAAAACCGGTCGTCCCCTCGTCGCCGATGGCACCTCCAAGGATGCACATACCTTCGAGACGATGCTGACCCACAACGTCAAAGTCATCGTGGAAGCGCTCGGACCACAGTGA
- a CDS encoding histidine phosphatase family protein: MPITRIYLIRHGATILTAEDRFAGATNVPLSDEGRAQAGGLAERLSAYSVGAVYASPMDRTMETARILASPHGLEVQPRDGLREISHGHWEQMTRQEVEHAFPKEAAAWDEDPYTYAPEGGESGLAVTARALPVLVDIVRHHEGQSVIVVSHKATIRLLLSSLLGFDPRRYRDNLDQDPAALNIVDFKDPVRARLILFNDTSHYAEARLRKPEAPEARLSKWWTH; the protein is encoded by the coding sequence ATGCCGATCACCCGCATCTACCTCATCCGCCACGGGGCCACGATTCTGACCGCAGAGGACCGCTTCGCCGGGGCCACCAATGTGCCCCTCTCCGATGAAGGACGTGCCCAAGCCGGGGGCCTTGCCGAACGGCTCAGCGCCTACTCAGTGGGTGCCGTTTACGCCTCACCCATGGACCGCACCATGGAAACCGCGCGCATCCTGGCCTCCCCCCATGGCCTGGAGGTGCAGCCGCGTGATGGCCTGCGCGAGATCTCCCACGGTCATTGGGAACAAATGACACGGCAGGAAGTCGAGCACGCCTTTCCCAAAGAAGCCGCTGCCTGGGATGAAGATCCCTACACCTACGCACCAGAAGGTGGCGAAAGCGGTCTCGCCGTGACGGCGCGTGCTCTGCCCGTGCTGGTGGACATCGTGCGCCATCACGAAGGTCAGTCCGTCATCGTCGTCTCCCACAAAGCCACCATTCGCCTTTTGCTCAGCTCCTTGTTAGGCTTCGATCCGCGCCGTTATCGCGATAACCTGGATCAAGACCCTGCCGCCTTGAACATCGTGGACTTCAAAGATCCTGTGCGGGCGCGTTTGATCCTTTTCAATGACACGTCCCACTATGCCGAGGCCCGCCTGAGAAAACCGGAGGCCCCCGAAGCTCGTCTCTCCAAGTGGTGGACACATTGA
- the wrbA gene encoding NAD(P)H:quinone oxidoreductase, giving the protein MSKILVLYYSTYGHIETMAKAIAEGASSVDGVEVSVKRVPETLSEEVIQKMGGKLDHGFPEATAAELADYDGIIFGTPTRFGNMAAQMRSFLDQTGGLWVKGALIGKVGSIFTSTGTGGGNESTILTFIPTLLHHGMVYVGLPYSAPELTDISEVRGGSPYGAGTIAGADGSRQPSGKELSLARFQGKHVAQITAKLKA; this is encoded by the coding sequence ATGTCCAAGATCCTCGTTCTCTACTACTCCACCTACGGCCACATCGAAACCATGGCCAAGGCCATCGCTGAAGGCGCTTCCTCCGTCGATGGTGTCGAAGTCTCCGTCAAACGCGTCCCCGAGACACTTTCTGAGGAAGTGATCCAAAAGATGGGTGGCAAGCTCGATCACGGTTTCCCTGAAGCCACTGCGGCAGAACTTGCGGACTACGATGGCATCATCTTCGGCACCCCGACTCGCTTTGGCAACATGGCGGCCCAGATGCGCAGCTTCCTGGATCAAACCGGTGGCCTGTGGGTTAAAGGGGCCTTGATTGGTAAAGTGGGCAGCATTTTCACCAGCACGGGCACGGGCGGTGGTAACGAATCCACCATCCTCACGTTCATCCCGACCTTGTTGCATCACGGCATGGTTTATGTGGGTCTGCCTTATTCGGCTCCTGAGTTGACCGATATCAGTGAAGTGCGCGGCGGCAGTCCCTACGGTGCCGGGACGATTGCTGGTGCGGATGGTTCCCGCCAACCCAGTGGGAAGGAATTGTCGCTGGCCCGTTTCCAGGGCAAGCACGTCGCCCAGATCACGGCAAAGCTGAAAGCCTGA
- a CDS encoding class I SAM-dependent RNA methyltransferase, whose translation MVPPRKFVPHPFTYHQELDVRIENLTNEGSGVARVDGWVVFVPFALPGEKVRCRVYRNHKNYSNADLVEVLEPSADRVQPQCTLFGTCGGCQYQHLDYARQTEWKRRQVEELLKHMAKIEHPVEPVIASPQQYGYRSKITPHFHKPKGGEIGAIGFLRAGTRSAMVDVEHCPIAMPALNEELAAVRAQARANQDAFKNGATLLMRAAVNGVLTKADQIAIEQVGDVKFEFQAGDFFQNNPFILPEFVGYAVAEARASGARFLVDAYCGSGLFGISAARDFEEVLGVELSESAVRKAAHNAEINGLTNCKFLAADAREIFKEVPHAGQETVVIIDPPRAGCSEEFLQQLFAFDPKRVVYISCNPATQMRDLNLFTEAGYKLGKVQPFDLFPQTKHLECVMTLSRES comes from the coding sequence ATGGTCCCACCCCGCAAGTTTGTTCCCCACCCGTTCACGTATCATCAGGAGCTCGATGTCCGGATTGAGAATCTGACGAACGAAGGCAGTGGTGTCGCACGCGTGGATGGCTGGGTCGTTTTTGTGCCCTTTGCACTGCCGGGGGAAAAGGTGCGCTGCCGAGTGTATCGCAATCACAAGAACTATAGCAATGCGGATCTCGTCGAGGTGCTGGAACCGTCCGCGGACCGTGTGCAGCCCCAATGCACGCTGTTTGGCACCTGTGGCGGCTGCCAATATCAGCACCTGGATTATGCCCGACAGACCGAATGGAAGCGGCGGCAGGTGGAGGAACTGCTCAAGCACATGGCAAAGATCGAACATCCGGTGGAGCCTGTCATCGCCTCCCCGCAGCAGTATGGCTACCGGTCCAAGATCACGCCTCATTTCCACAAACCGAAAGGCGGTGAGATCGGAGCCATAGGTTTCCTCCGTGCGGGCACGCGCAGTGCCATGGTGGACGTGGAGCACTGCCCAATCGCCATGCCAGCACTCAATGAAGAACTGGCCGCGGTGAGAGCGCAAGCACGGGCGAATCAGGACGCTTTTAAAAACGGAGCCACCCTGCTCATGCGTGCCGCCGTGAATGGCGTGCTGACCAAGGCCGATCAAATTGCCATCGAACAAGTGGGCGATGTGAAATTTGAATTTCAAGCCGGCGATTTCTTCCAGAACAATCCCTTCATCCTGCCCGAATTCGTCGGTTATGCTGTGGCAGAGGCCCGCGCTTCTGGCGCACGTTTCCTCGTCGATGCCTACTGTGGCAGCGGTCTGTTCGGCATCAGTGCCGCCCGTGATTTCGAGGAAGTACTGGGTGTGGAGCTGTCTGAAAGCGCCGTGCGCAAGGCCGCCCACAATGCCGAGATCAACGGCCTGACCAACTGCAAGTTCCTGGCTGCCGATGCCCGGGAGATCTTCAAAGAAGTGCCTCATGCCGGTCAAGAAACGGTGGTCATCATCGACCCCCCACGTGCCGGATGCAGCGAGGAGTTCCTGCAGCAGCTCTTCGCCTTCGATCCGAAGCGCGTGGTTTACATCTCCTGCAACCCTGCCACTCAGATGCGGGATCTGAATCTATTCACCGAGGCGGGTTACAAGCTCGGCAAGGTACAACCCTTCGACCTGTTCCCCCAGACCAAGCACCTGGAATGCGTGATGACGCTGAGCCGGGAGTCGTGA
- a CDS encoding PVC-type heme-binding CxxCH protein, with amino-acid sequence MKKRLLLAAAVLSAFSFQLSAFAAEPLRVFVRAGKKSHAPGAHDFPQFLKDWVPMLNERGAKAEGSLEFPTKEQLDHTDVLILHAQEAGNIKIGEERKNLMEFLKRGGGLVVIHAAAVSRDHDWYKNIIGGSWKFDQTKWLEAPLSLYFTDRENPITKDISNFDLDDEIYYDMDLLPEAKILAAAYTPKAIDTGGKGNKEAQQRAAEAVAKNKGVNIYDIQPQMWTYEKDNYRAFTCIPGHWYKNFSHVGLRTSILRGIAWAGKRQNVDELCKPEELGDALRYAEGGVPAPKEMPKNLEVHPEFDLTLVAAEPLINKPMNIDWDAKGRLWVVETPEYPNGLRQANVEAWKDSGSVEPGQYQRDPLDRVSILTDTDGDGVMDKKTVFADKIELATSSVFYKNGIIVCAAPDIWFFEDTNGDDQADKRTKLYTNLGTRDTHAVINNMRWGLDGWVYATHGYSSSENVTSGDGSKSFGPIGSGVVRFKPDGSAIEQYCSRGGNTWGLDITTDGQVFYTQPTSGVLFHHVVLPEYVLAKGKLPGLTSSNGLLAREPTYPAMHWEQQAYVQIDQVGSYTAAAGCAIYEGGAWPEKYRYNYFTTEPTLNIVSRFMVELDGVTYKAQREAGFEQTEFIRSKNLWFRPIEVRTGPDGALYVVDFCNQAVIHNDTRGPTHGPANAAVRPDRDHYYGRIWKVQHKEAKKVEVMKAPSDLKSLQELVKTTSNAHQKQNAWRILNEQFPSSEISTEISLSRVMGSKAMRAYSKREGDIEVLLEQFANSDDPWVRSAMIAAAADHSLEAITAALASSNASKLDLFVEASVQGLLKGPNAGADATKLIIASASAASQADSLRVTLLRSIAQEEAVLPKLSPELTEALKKLLAQPSLAAATLPLVTKWDKDGSLASEVKTQLDKLTATLSDKAASVDARIHAAKALVAVGGDLSQTVMPVLTSQDTPEALQVAIIQALDESSNVIPLVAALNHLKPAQQSQAFEAILKRPQATHALLDGVKVGSIDRAIFAPGDVARLRSHPNKPIAKRANDLFKINSAAKDAIIAKLLPEVEKPGNVTNGKMLFTAACSVCHKLGDIGAAVGPPLDGMGAHGPGELLVHIVDPNREVDPSFWAFNIITKKGEALQGVITSENSATVTLATQVGVREIAKADIDKRENTRRSLMPEGLDGLGAENMRDILAFIVGDATKHFRILNLGEAFTADSRAGVFAGPGPNQGRVRLNKFGDVKIEGVPFFLQSPEKSVNGANLIVLKGGPPESQSQTFAQEVEVPVNVATKRLQLLSGISGWGWPAVKEEVPALIATVVYDNGEKESFTFINGVHFSDYVRDVPVPGSKYVSGLTEGQQMRLLSIELTKPGIVKTLILETPADSRTVPVIAAITADIEGKGPTPGATDTSTRPEPTPAAEKAGPKKGKKGKGTGNAAAETALSGPKEGGKGDGPLVPANAVKWEAGKTRVLVIGGGSSHNFATFFGTTDVETLKAAGFTVHYTEDRDQAAAELKNADVAVISVNRKFFDTAAYRKALFEFADAGKGIIMYHPGTWYGYANWPELNAQIVGGGARGHDKIHPFDVKTVKAHPIMDGVPASFTVEDELYYVNAEPENIPAGTNPIEVLAETSPSDKYNQPHPSVWITKHPKARVVGIALGHDQRVHDLDAFKKLLSNAVKWAGGK; translated from the coding sequence ATGAAGAAGCGACTCCTACTCGCCGCTGCTGTTCTTTCAGCTTTCAGTTTCCAGCTTTCAGCTTTTGCCGCAGAGCCCCTGCGTGTGTTCGTTCGCGCCGGGAAAAAATCGCATGCGCCCGGTGCCCATGATTTCCCCCAATTTCTGAAAGACTGGGTGCCGATGCTGAACGAGCGCGGTGCCAAAGCCGAGGGCAGCCTGGAATTTCCCACCAAGGAGCAACTGGATCACACCGATGTGCTGATCCTGCATGCTCAGGAGGCCGGGAACATCAAGATCGGTGAAGAGCGGAAGAACCTGATGGAGTTTTTGAAGCGTGGCGGTGGTTTGGTGGTCATCCACGCCGCAGCGGTCTCACGCGATCACGATTGGTATAAGAACATCATCGGCGGTTCCTGGAAGTTTGATCAAACCAAGTGGCTGGAGGCGCCGCTGAGCTTGTACTTCACGGATCGTGAAAATCCGATCACGAAGGACATCTCCAACTTCGATCTCGATGACGAGATCTACTATGACATGGACCTGCTGCCTGAGGCGAAAATCCTGGCCGCAGCCTACACACCTAAGGCCATCGATACCGGGGGTAAGGGCAACAAGGAAGCTCAGCAACGCGCCGCCGAAGCCGTAGCTAAAAACAAAGGCGTCAACATCTACGACATCCAGCCGCAGATGTGGACGTATGAGAAGGACAACTATCGCGCCTTCACCTGCATCCCTGGGCACTGGTATAAAAACTTCAGTCACGTGGGTCTGCGCACCTCCATCCTGCGCGGTATCGCCTGGGCAGGCAAACGCCAGAACGTGGATGAACTCTGCAAGCCTGAGGAGTTAGGCGATGCCCTGCGCTATGCGGAAGGCGGCGTGCCTGCACCGAAGGAAATGCCGAAAAACCTGGAGGTGCATCCTGAGTTCGATCTCACCCTCGTGGCTGCGGAGCCGCTGATCAATAAGCCCATGAACATTGACTGGGATGCCAAGGGCCGCCTGTGGGTGGTGGAGACACCCGAGTATCCGAATGGTTTACGCCAAGCCAATGTGGAAGCCTGGAAAGACAGCGGCTCGGTGGAGCCGGGCCAGTATCAGCGTGATCCCCTGGATCGTGTTTCCATCCTGACCGATACCGATGGCGATGGTGTGATGGATAAGAAAACCGTTTTTGCTGATAAGATCGAGCTGGCGACCAGCAGTGTGTTTTACAAGAACGGCATCATCGTTTGTGCCGCGCCAGACATCTGGTTCTTTGAAGATACCAATGGCGATGATCAGGCGGATAAACGCACGAAGCTTTATACCAATCTCGGCACTCGTGACACTCACGCCGTGATCAATAACATGCGCTGGGGCCTGGATGGCTGGGTTTACGCCACTCATGGTTATTCCAGTAGCGAGAATGTGACTTCGGGGGATGGCTCCAAGAGCTTTGGTCCTATCGGGAGCGGGGTCGTTCGGTTCAAGCCTGACGGCAGTGCGATTGAGCAGTATTGTTCCCGCGGTGGTAACACCTGGGGCCTCGACATCACCACGGACGGTCAGGTGTTTTACACCCAACCCACCAGCGGCGTTCTATTTCATCATGTGGTGCTGCCTGAGTATGTGTTGGCCAAAGGTAAGCTCCCAGGTCTGACCAGCAGCAATGGCTTGTTGGCCCGTGAACCCACGTATCCAGCGATGCACTGGGAGCAGCAGGCGTATGTGCAGATTGACCAAGTCGGCAGCTATACCGCCGCCGCCGGTTGCGCCATCTACGAAGGCGGAGCCTGGCCGGAGAAGTATCGTTACAATTACTTCACCACCGAGCCCACGTTGAACATCGTCAGCCGGTTCATGGTGGAACTGGATGGTGTCACCTACAAAGCCCAACGTGAGGCCGGCTTTGAGCAGACTGAGTTCATCCGCAGTAAGAACCTGTGGTTCCGCCCCATTGAAGTTCGCACCGGCCCTGATGGTGCCCTCTATGTTGTGGATTTCTGCAACCAAGCCGTCATTCACAACGATACCCGCGGCCCAACTCACGGTCCTGCCAATGCCGCCGTCCGTCCTGACCGCGACCACTACTACGGCCGCATCTGGAAGGTGCAGCATAAGGAGGCGAAGAAGGTGGAGGTGATGAAAGCACCGTCTGATCTCAAGAGCCTGCAGGAGTTGGTAAAGACCACCTCCAACGCTCACCAGAAACAGAACGCCTGGCGCATCCTCAACGAACAGTTCCCCTCTTCCGAAATCAGCACGGAGATTTCATTGTCTCGTGTGATGGGAAGCAAGGCGATGCGGGCCTACAGCAAACGTGAAGGCGATATTGAAGTGTTGCTGGAGCAGTTTGCTAACAGTGACGATCCCTGGGTGCGTTCCGCCATGATCGCGGCGGCAGCGGATCATTCTTTGGAAGCCATCACTGCGGCGCTGGCTTCCTCCAATGCTTCCAAGCTGGATCTCTTCGTCGAGGCATCTGTCCAAGGGCTGCTGAAAGGTCCGAATGCTGGGGCTGATGCTACCAAGCTGATCATTGCCAGCGCTTCTGCCGCCTCTCAGGCTGACTCGCTCAGAGTGACCCTCCTCCGCAGCATTGCTCAGGAAGAGGCGGTTCTTCCCAAGCTTTCTCCCGAGCTTACGGAAGCTTTGAAGAAACTGCTCGCCCAGCCATCCCTAGCGGCGGCGACTTTGCCTCTGGTGACGAAGTGGGACAAAGACGGCTCACTGGCTTCTGAGGTCAAAACCCAGCTTGATAAGCTCACCGCAACCCTCTCGGACAAAGCCGCTTCGGTGGATGCACGCATCCATGCCGCAAAGGCCTTGGTCGCCGTCGGTGGAGATCTGAGTCAGACCGTGATGCCTGTCTTGACGAGTCAGGACACGCCGGAAGCACTTCAGGTCGCCATCATTCAAGCCTTGGATGAAAGCTCAAACGTCATTCCTCTGGTCGCGGCTTTGAATCATTTAAAGCCTGCCCAACAGAGCCAAGCTTTCGAAGCCATTTTGAAGCGCCCTCAGGCAACGCATGCGCTCCTGGACGGAGTGAAAGTCGGCAGCATTGACCGGGCGATCTTCGCGCCTGGAGATGTCGCTCGCCTGCGTTCTCATCCGAACAAGCCCATCGCCAAACGCGCCAATGATCTCTTCAAGATCAACAGTGCGGCCAAAGACGCCATCATTGCCAAACTACTCCCTGAGGTGGAGAAACCAGGGAATGTGACCAATGGCAAGATGCTCTTCACGGCAGCCTGCTCCGTATGCCACAAGCTGGGTGATATCGGGGCCGCCGTTGGCCCGCCTCTGGATGGCATGGGCGCTCATGGGCCCGGTGAATTGCTGGTGCACATCGTGGATCCTAATCGTGAGGTGGACCCCAGCTTCTGGGCCTTCAACATCATCACGAAAAAAGGGGAAGCTTTACAAGGTGTCATCACCAGCGAAAACAGCGCCACGGTTACCTTGGCCACTCAGGTGGGAGTGCGTGAAATCGCCAAGGCGGATATTGATAAGCGTGAAAACACCCGTCGCAGCTTAATGCCCGAAGGCCTGGATGGTCTGGGTGCCGAGAACATGCGCGACATCCTGGCCTTCATCGTGGGAGATGCCACCAAGCACTTCCGCATCCTCAATCTGGGCGAGGCCTTCACGGCGGATAGTCGCGCTGGTGTGTTCGCTGGACCTGGACCTAACCAAGGACGTGTCCGTCTGAATAAGTTCGGGGATGTCAAAATCGAAGGCGTGCCTTTCTTCCTGCAATCTCCAGAGAAGAGTGTGAATGGAGCCAACCTGATTGTGCTGAAAGGTGGTCCGCCCGAGAGCCAGAGCCAGACCTTCGCCCAGGAAGTGGAAGTGCCCGTAAATGTGGCCACCAAGCGTCTTCAATTACTCAGCGGCATCTCCGGTTGGGGTTGGCCTGCGGTGAAGGAAGAAGTGCCTGCACTGATCGCTACCGTGGTCTATGACAATGGCGAGAAGGAGAGCTTCACCTTCATCAATGGGGTTCACTTCTCCGACTACGTGCGGGATGTGCCTGTGCCGGGTTCCAAATACGTGAGCGGCCTCACCGAAGGGCAGCAGATGCGTCTTCTGTCCATCGAGCTGACAAAGCCCGGTATCGTGAAGACGCTGATCCTGGAAACCCCGGCGGACAGCCGCACGGTGCCAGTGATTGCAGCCATCACAGCCGATATCGAAGGCAAGGGCCCAACCCCAGGCGCCACCGATACCTCCACCCGCCCAGAACCCACTCCTGCAGCTGAAAAAGCAGGTCCAAAAAAAGGCAAGAAAGGCAAAGGGACGGGCAATGCCGCCGCTGAAACGGCCCTGAGCGGTCCCAAGGAAGGCGGTAAGGGCGATGGCCCTCTGGTCCCAGCCAATGCCGTGAAATGGGAGGCAGGCAAGACCCGCGTCCTGGTCATTGGCGGTGGTTCATCTCACAACTTCGCCACCTTCTTTGGAACCACGGATGTGGAGACTCTGAAGGCCGCAGGTTTCACGGTTCATTACACAGAGGATCGCGATCAAGCTGCTGCGGAGCTGAAGAACGCCGATGTGGCCGTCATCAGTGTGAACCGGAAGTTCTTCGATACCGCCGCTTATCGCAAAGCGCTGTTCGAGTTTGCCGACGCCGGCAAGGGCATCATCATGTATCACCCCGGCACTTGGTATGGTTATGCCAACTGGCCAGAGCTGAATGCTCAGATCGTTGGTGGTGGAGCTCGTGGTCACGACAAGATCCATCCCTTTGACGTGAAGACGGTGAAAGCCCATCCGATCATGGACGGCGTGCCCGCCAGCTTCACCGTGGAGGATGAACTCTACTATGTGAATGCCGAGCCAGAAAACATTCCCGCAGGCACAAATCCCATCGAGGTCTTAGCGGAAACCAGCCCGAGCGATAAATACAATCAACCTCACCCCAGCGTCTGGATCACGAAACATCCGAAAGCTCGTGTCGTGGGCATCGCCCTCGGCCACGATCAGCGTGTGCATGATCTGGATGCCTTCAAGAAGCTCCTGAGCAACGCCGTGAAGTGGGCTGGTGGGAAGTGA
- a CDS encoding sugar phosphate isomerase/epimerase family protein, giving the protein MGRPVTLFTGQWADLSFDTMLQKGKAFGYDGLELACWGDHFEVAKADQAYCDAKRAALKDAGMQCHAISTHLVGQAVCDNIDPRHAQILPPHIYGDGDPEGVRQRAAEEIIKTAHAAKRFGVSVVNGFTGSSIWHLVYSFPPNLPGQIDAGYADFAKRWTPIFDEFQKLGVKFALEVHPTEIAFDIASAERALQAVDYHPAFGFNYDPSHFGYQGVDYVKFIYKFSDRIFHVHMKDVAWNLGVDAGVFGGHTDFHRPNRFWDFKSVGRGNINFEKIIRALNDISYAGPLSVEWEDGAMDREFGATESAAFVKKLDFPPSKIIFDAQFAENSK; this is encoded by the coding sequence ATGGGCAGACCCGTCACTCTCTTCACCGGCCAGTGGGCCGACCTCTCTTTTGACACCATGCTGCAGAAGGGCAAGGCCTTTGGTTACGATGGCCTGGAACTCGCCTGCTGGGGCGATCACTTCGAAGTCGCCAAAGCTGACCAAGCTTATTGTGATGCCAAGCGCGCTGCGCTGAAGGACGCTGGCATGCAGTGCCACGCCATCTCCACCCACCTCGTCGGCCAGGCTGTTTGCGATAACATCGACCCACGCCACGCTCAGATCCTGCCTCCTCACATCTATGGCGATGGCGATCCTGAAGGTGTGCGCCAGCGTGCCGCTGAGGAAATCATCAAGACCGCTCATGCCGCCAAGCGTTTCGGTGTGAGCGTGGTGAATGGTTTCACCGGCAGCTCCATCTGGCACCTCGTGTATTCCTTCCCACCGAACCTGCCTGGCCAGATCGACGCGGGTTATGCCGACTTTGCCAAACGCTGGACGCCGATCTTCGATGAGTTCCAGAAACTGGGCGTGAAGTTCGCTCTCGAAGTTCACCCCACCGAGATCGCTTTCGACATCGCCAGTGCGGAGCGTGCGCTCCAGGCCGTGGATTACCACCCTGCCTTCGGCTTCAACTACGACCCAAGCCACTTCGGCTACCAGGGCGTGGACTACGTGAAGTTCATCTACAAGTTCAGCGACCGCATTTTCCACGTGCACATGAAGGACGTGGCCTGGAACCTGGGCGTGGACGCTGGCGTCTTCGGTGGTCACACCGACTTCCACCGCCCGAACCGCTTCTGGGACTTCAAGTCCGTGGGCCGTGGCAACATCAACTTCGAGAAGATCATCCGCGCTCTCAACGACATCAGCTATGCCGGCCCGCTGAGCGTGGAATGGGAAGATGGCGCGATGGACCGCGAATTCGGTGCCACCGAGTCCGCCGCCTTCGTCAAGAAACTCGACTTCCCACCTTCGAAGATCATCTTCGACGCGCAGTTCGCTGAGAACAGCAAGTGA
- a CDS encoding YiiD C-terminal domain-containing protein, with the protein MTPELLRETEQYLHQQIPLTQAMGVRLEMEGARLVVTAPLEPNHNHLGTAFGGSLSAIATLAGYVQLWLMLEDRTAHVVVRESHIHYRVPVRHGIRAICHPPDATLLAGFRHHFEQKGKARLQLTVAVEDNGQTCVEFTGEFVAIRG; encoded by the coding sequence ATGACTCCCGAACTCCTGCGCGAGACGGAGCAGTATCTGCATCAGCAGATCCCGCTGACCCAAGCCATGGGCGTGCGTCTGGAAATGGAAGGTGCGCGACTCGTCGTCACCGCGCCTCTGGAGCCAAATCACAATCACTTGGGCACCGCCTTCGGGGGAAGCCTCAGCGCCATCGCCACGCTGGCAGGTTACGTGCAGCTCTGGCTCATGCTGGAGGACCGCACCGCTCATGTGGTGGTGCGTGAAAGCCACATCCACTATCGTGTGCCGGTGCGCCATGGCATCCGCGCCATCTGCCACCCCCCTGACGCCACCTTATTGGCGGGCTTCCGTCACCACTTCGAGCAAAAGGGCAAGGCCCGCCTGCAACTGACGGTCGCGGTCGAGGATAACGGGCAAACTTGCGTCGAGTTCACCGGAGAGTTCGTGGCGATCCGTGGATGA
- the rpiB gene encoding ribose 5-phosphate isomerase B yields MNIAIGSDHAGFRYKEAIIEHLKSTGHEVTDFGTYSDASTDYPKFIRPVAEAVAAGKFERGIVLGGSGNGEAIAANRVKGIRCGLCWNLESARLTRLHNDANVLSLGERMMDLPTALQIVDVFLCTPFEGGRHLARIQQLDE; encoded by the coding sequence ATGAATATCGCCATCGGATCCGACCACGCCGGGTTTCGCTACAAAGAGGCCATCATCGAACACCTGAAAAGCACAGGCCACGAGGTGACCGACTTCGGCACCTATTCCGACGCATCCACGGATTACCCGAAATTCATCCGTCCTGTCGCGGAGGCGGTCGCAGCAGGTAAGTTCGAGCGCGGCATCGTCCTGGGTGGCTCAGGCAATGGCGAAGCCATCGCCGCCAATCGTGTCAAAGGCATCCGCTGTGGTCTCTGCTGGAATCTGGAATCCGCACGTCTCACCCGCCTGCACAATGACGCCAACGTTTTGTCCCTCGGTGAACGCATGATGGATCTGCCCACCGCCCTGCAAATCGTGGATGTCTTTCTGTGCACCCCCTTCGAAGGTGGACGCCACCTCGCTCGCATTCAGCAGTTGGATGAATAG
- a CDS encoding pentapeptide repeat-containing protein: MNEKTENADLAGAEFINTNLSDAKFEDVNLGGAQFKDVSLIGALFEDVALTAATIRNANCTDLTLEDANYEGMRIDGILVTDLLRVYAAHSEPTE, encoded by the coding sequence ATGAACGAAAAGACGGAAAATGCGGATCTTGCCGGAGCTGAGTTTATCAATACCAACCTCAGCGATGCTAAATTTGAAGATGTCAATCTGGGCGGCGCTCAGTTTAAAGATGTCAGCCTCATTGGGGCTCTCTTTGAGGATGTCGCCCTCACGGCGGCTACGATCCGCAACGCCAACTGCACCGATCTCACGCTCGAAGACGCCAACTATGAGGGCATGCGCATTGACGGCATCCTGGTGACCGACCTCCTCCGAGTCTATGCAGCCCACTCCGAGCCGACGGAGTGA